From a region of the Acomys russatus chromosome 4, mAcoRus1.1, whole genome shotgun sequence genome:
- the Zc3h6 gene encoding zinc finger CCCH domain-containing protein 6, whose translation MTDSEHAGHDREDGELEDGEIDDAGFEETQNQETKENEKLKNEKAYRKSRKKHKKEREKKKSKRRKHEKHKHNSPSGDDSSDYSLDSDVERVESSYKKRTSVYREYDIPFSQRERISGSYMTSKKRQHNKKFNSKEYAESSFYSDDNFGNYSDDNFGNYNQEGEEDFSSHLKYYRQSQESSGSSFSKESGKKQRTRGSPPGTEYRSKSFNISHGHVLPKKIRRKDHRGVRVTKGPNVFSGMDDFQEYSKPGKKWKVMTQEFINQHTVEHKGKQICKYFLEGRCIKGDHCKFDHDAELEKKKEICKYYLQGYCTKGDNCIYMHSEFPCKFYHSGAKCYQGDNCKFSHDDLTKETKKLLDKVLNAGEELLNEDERELEELRKRGITPLPKPPPGVGLLPTPAEHFPSSDPEDSFETDLSDDMKKIPSLFEIVVKPTVDLAHKIGKKPPAFYNSASPPGPQFEESSPCPQHMYSSESSPGPGPNVPQGCDSPVRHPGSPGHHPHHPCVGPLGPPTQESSHLPPASSEMIGPHSQAGGLVQLDTPPSMGGAYHSPGFPGHAMKVPRENHCPPASLYQQMPGEVQLGTDSEALQVPAELYDDHYPQHTARGFQAPDNSADEMWHEEFAQQQPPIAHGSPNLGSGPNSSSNMCPCPLPASGLPPAVQRALFIRLTQRYQDEEPAAIQTHRASSKEEDDTVNWYSSSEEEEGSGVKSILRTLQKHTGTLRNQQHPPTELSIPTDPRLAKEKRKGSQVVDPRLRTVPRQDIRKPCESAPVDLRLAWDPRKLRGNGNTPGGSSVSGAKSDLHHAHAGANCKPKRRDDDDEDTERELREKAFLIPLDASPGVALHDPRSQLRQFSHIKMDIILTKPNFAKHIVWAPEDLLPVPLPKPDPVSSINLPLPPLIADQRLNRLWNAKNDHQSALSLDPKSAAKTKMNLTHREGYLEPLGDLHSSGGKLGDPRLQKHFDPRLHRLSNTESHQVALKDSHASKNAPPLAKSNPALSQPSTAVPINAGPVTLPPYAPKLSSSDGLPLGTSSSVLSGISLYDPRDKGSVSASELSTISSGENAENQKKGGLKSSDKNEPSPEEVIPPQQPTADVKVPVTGPADMQADILRSADKVPVPAVHSLPIQALTGLIRPPYGDPRQAREPGQASPTPDEDPSTEADDKSLKEVFKTFDPTASPFC comes from the exons AGAAGATGGTGAGTtagaagatggagaaatagatGATGCAGGATTTGAAGAAACACaaaaccaggaaacaaaagagaatgaaaagcttaaaaatgagaaagcctacagaaaatcaagaaaaaaacacaagaaagaaagagaaaagaaaaaatccaaaaggagaaaacatgaGAAACATAAG cATAACTCTCCATCTGGTGATGATAGTTCTGACTACAGCCTGGATTCAGATGTTGAACGTGTGGAAAGTTCGTATAAGAAAAGAACCAGCGTCTACAGGGAGTATGACATTCCATTTTCTCAG CGTGAACGTATATCAGGAAGTTATATGACATCAAAGAAGAGACAACATAACAAAAAATTTAACAGTAAAGAGTATGCCGAGTCCAGTTTCTACAGTGATGACAACTTTGGTAACTACAGTGATGACAACTTTGGTAACTACAaccaggaaggagaagaagatttCTCCAGTCACCTGAAATACTATCGACAATCCCAGGAATCCTCAGGGTCATCGTTTTCTAAAGAATCAGGGAAAAAGCAGAGAACTAGAGGAAGCCCGCCAG GTACAGAATATCGGAGTAAAAGTTTTAATATTAGTCATGGACATGTTTTGCCaaagaaaatcagaagaaaagaCCACCGTGGAGTAAGAGTCACTAAGGGGCCTAATGTCTTTTCAGGAATGGATGACTTTCAAGAG TACAGCAAACCAGGGAAGAAGTGGAAAGTTATGACTCAGGAGTTTATTAACCAGCACACAGTagaacacaaaggaaaacagatcTGTAAATACTTCCTGGAAGGGAGGTGTATTAAG gGAGATCATTGTAAATTTGATCATGATGCAGAattggagaagaaaaaggagatctGTAAATACTATTTACAGGGATATTGTACCAAAGGCGATAACTGCATTTACATGCATA gtgaatTTCCTTGCAAGTTCTATCATAGTGGAGCAAAGTGCTACCAAGGAGACAATTGTAAGTTTTCCCATGATGATCTGactaaggaaacaaagaaactttTGGACAAA GTGCTGAATGCTGGCGAAGAGCTCCTGAATGAGGATGAGAGAGAGCTGGAAGAGCTTAGAAAGCGGGGCATCACTCCTCTCCCCAAGCCGCCCCCTGGAGTGGGGCTTCTGCCAACCCCGGCAGAGCATTTTCCCTCTTCTGATCCTGAAGACAGTTTTGAGACAGATCTTTCTGATGATATGAAGAAAATTCCATCTCTTTTTGAAATAGTTGTAAAACCTACTGTGGATCTAGCACATAAAATTGGGAAGAA ACCACCAGCTTTTTACAACAGTGCCTCACCCCCAGGACCACAGTTTGAGGAAAGCAGTCCCTGTCCACAGCATATGTACAGTTCTGAGTCAAGTCCAGGTCCAGGACCTAATGTGCCCCAAGGATGTGACAGTCCTGTGAGGCACCCAGGCTCCCCTGGACATCATCCACATCATCCATGTGTGGGGCCTCTTGGTCCACCAACTCAAGAGAGCTCACATTTGCCACCTGCTTCGTCTGAAATGATAGGCCCTCATAGTCAAGCTGGAGGGCTTGTTCAGCTAGACACACCACCAAGTATGGGTGGAGCTTATCATTCCCCAGGCTTCCCAGGACACGCGATGAAAGTCCCCAGAGAGAATCACTGCCCTCCAGCTTCACTGTACCAGCAGATGCCTGGCGAAGTGCAGCTTGGCACCGACTCTGAGGCCCTGCAAGTCCCAGCCGAGCTTTATGACGATCACTACCCACAGCACACTGCACGTGGTTTCCAAGCACCTGACAACTCTGCTG ATGAAATGTGGCATGAAGAGTTTGCCCAGCAGCAGCCTCCTATTGCTCACGGCTCCCCTAACCTGGGGAGTGGgcccaacagcagcagcaatatgtgtccctgccctctgcctgcctcagggCTCCCTCCTGCCGTTCAGAGAGCTCTTTTCATCCGATTGACTCAGAGATACCAAGATGAAGAACCAGCTGCCATCCAGACTCATAGGGCATCAAGCAAGGAAGAAG ATGATACAGTTAACTGGTATTCCAGcagtgaagaggaagaaggaagtggtgTCAAGTCAATATTGAGGACATTGCAGAAACACACAGGAACTCTCAGAAATCAGCAACACCCTCCCACAGAGCTCAGCATTCCTACTGACCCAAGACTggctaaagagaaaagaaaaggaagtcaggTGGTCGACCCAAGGCTTCGGACTGTCCCAAGGCAAGATATTAGAAAGCCTTGTGAGTCTGCCCCAGTGGATCTCAGACTTGCGTGGGATCCCCGGAAATTAAGAGGGAATGGAAATACTCCCGGGGGCTCCTCAGTTAGTGGAGCAAAGTCTGATTTACATCATGCACATGCTGGTGCAAATTGTAAACCCAAAagaagagatgatgatgatgaagatacaGAAAGGGAACTGAGAGAAAAAGCCTTCTTAATACCTTTGGATGCTTCACCTGGTGTAGCACTCCACGATCCAAGGTCACAGTTAAGACAATTCAGTCATATTAAAATGGACATTATTCTAACCAAACCCAACTTTGCAAAACACATTGTGTGGGCTCCAGAAGACTTACTCCCAGTACCTTTACCTAAACCTGATCCAGTATCTTCAATCAATTTACCTCTGCCCCCGCTTATAGCTGACCAGAGGCTCAATAGGTTATGGAATGCAAAAAATGATCATCAAAGTGCCCTGTCCCTTGATCCAAAATCAGCagccaaaaccaaaatgaatctaACACACAGAGAGGGCTACTTAGAGCCGTTGGGAGACTTACATAGTTCAGGGGGTAAATTAGGAGACCCTAGGCTGCAAAAGCATTTTGATCCTCGGCTTCACAGACTGTCCAATACAGAGTCTCATCAAGTGGCTTTGAAGGACTCACATGCATCAAAGAATGCCCCACCCTTAGCTAAATCAAACCCTGCTTTGTCACAGCCCTCAACAGCAGTACCTATTAATGCTGGCCCTGTGACTCTTCCTCCATATGCCCCCAAACTCTCTTCCTCTGATGGCCTCCCACTGGGAACTTCCAGTTCTGTTCTTAGTGGCATCAGTTTGTATGATCCTAGAGACAAGGGGTCAGTGTCTGCATCAGAGCTATCCACCATTTCTTCGGGAGAAAATGCAGAGAACCAGAAGAAAGGTGGCTTGAAAAGTAGTGATAAAAACGAACCTTCCCCTGAAGAAGTGATCCCACCACAGCAACCTACTGCAGATGTGAAGGTCCCTGTCACTGGGCCAGCCGACATGCAGGCGGACATTCTCAGGAGTGCTGATAAGGTTCCGGTCCCTGCTGTGCACAGTCTTCCCATTCAGGCCCTAACAGGCTTAATTAGACCTCCATACGGTGATCCAAGGCAGGCAAGAGAGCCAGGACAGGCAAGCCCAACCCCAGATGAGGATCCCAGTACAGAAGCCGATGACAAATCTCTGAAAGAGGTTTTTAAGACATTTGATCCAACTGCGTCACCATTTTGTTAG